From Columba livia isolate bColLiv1 breed racing homer chromosome 7, bColLiv1.pat.W.v2, whole genome shotgun sequence, one genomic window encodes:
- the LOC102089095 gene encoding gap junction gamma-1 protein-like, translating to MSWSFLTRLLEEINNHSTFVGKIWLTVLIVFRIVLTAVGGESIYYDEQSKFVCNTQQPGCENVCYDAFAPLSHVRFWIFQIIMVATPSVLYLGFAVHRIARMPESSRRRAPAARRARMPVVRRGAGRDYEEAEDDNEEDPMIFEEIEVEKEKSPESGEKHDGRRRIKQDGLMRAYVLHLLCRSVLEIAFLFGQYLLYRFEVSPSYVCSRSPCPHTVDCFVSRPTEKTIFLLIMYAVSGLCLFLNLCELVHLGVGRIRDALSQHDSSSLPPGSSPAPQYPKKAPSAPPTYHSLKKEPPRALLPSDKLDYQESLAQAAVGRFTLAGAPPAHELDRLREHLRLAQEHLEVAFHLQPPLRPPSPARSSSPEANGIAAEQNRLNLAHEKGTTACERTTGL from the exons ATGAGCTGGAGTTTCCTGACACGGCTCCTGGAGGAGATCAACAACCACTCAACCTTTGTGGGCAAGATCTGGCTGACCGTCCTCATCGTCTTCCGCATTGTGCTGACAGCTGTGGGGGGCGAGTCCATCTACTATGATGAGCAGAGCAAGTTTGTCTGCAACACgcagcagcctggctgtgagaaCGTCTGCTATGATGCCTTTGCCCCACTATCCCACGTCCGCTTCTGGATCTTCCAGATCATTATGGTGGCCACGCCGTCTGTGCTCTACCTGGGCTTTGCCGTGCACCGCATTGCTCGCATGCCTGAGTCCTCACGGCGCCGGGCACCGGCAGCCCGGCGGGCACGCATGCCGGTGGTGCGCCGGGGAGCCGGGCGGGACTACGAGGAGGCAGAGGATGATAACGAAGAAGACCCCATGATCTTTGAGGAGATCGAggtggagaaggagaagagccCAGAGAGTGGAGAGAAGCATGATGGCCGGCGCCGCATCAAGCAGGATGGGCTGATGCGTGCCTATGTCTTGCACCTGCTGTGCCGCTCAGTGCTGGAGATAGCTTTCCTCTTTGGGCAGTACCTCCTGTACCGCTTCGAGGTGAGCCCCTCCTATGTCTGCAgccgcagcccctgcccgcaCACTGTCGACTGCTTTGTCTCCCGTCCCACCGAGAAGACCATCTTCCTCCTCATCATGTATGCTGTCAGTGGGCTCTGCCTCTTCCTTAACCTCTGCGAGCTGGTGCACCTTGGCGTGGGGCGCATCCGCGATGCCCTGAGCCAGCACGACAGCTCCTCACTCCCGCCCGGCAGCAGCCCTGCACCACAGTACCCCAAGAAAGCCCCCAGCGCACCCCCCACCTACCACTCTCTGAAGAAGGAGCCGCCACGAGCCCTGCTGCCATCAGACAAGCTGGACTACCAGGAGAGCCTGGCACAGGCGGCCGTGGGGCGCTTCACCCTGGCTGGGGCTCCCCCAGCACACGAGCTGGACCGGTTGCGCGAGCACCTGCGCCTGGCCCAGGAGCACCTGGAGGTGGCCTTCCACCTGCAGCCCCCCCTGcggccccccagccctgcccgcagcagcagccccgAGGCCAACGGCATCGCCGCTGAGCAGAACCGCCTCAACCTCGCCCATGAGAAGGGGACCACTGCCTGTGAGAGGACCACAG GGCTGTGA
- the INHA gene encoding inhibin alpha chain, producing MPPCPRGSTAGRRAGQAGRHPQQSTPNHRPTVHPTIMLLLLHLLPAMLPTAALASCTGAGADRQLILAKVRARVLEHLSPPLLQEKPQKEARRVHRRDVLKNDEVEPEELEDTSQVILFPSTDVPCEPTQPDKLLEEEGIFTYLFQPSAHTLSRAVTSAQLWFYTGPSATPNHSAPDVLTLSLQGRVPVAATTVQTPEHWTVFHFAPALLPQLSQPLFVLLVRCPGCPCLAEGDKMPFLVVTTRAKGTERTRRSAMPWSPAALSLLQRPSEDLAAHTNCRRASLNISFEELGWDKWIVHPSSFVFHYCHGSCAEGHGLSHRLGVQLCCAALPGTMRSLRVRTTSDGGYSFKYETVPNILAQDCTCV from the exons ATGCCACCCTGCCCCAGGGGGAGTACAGCGGGCAGACGggctgggcaggcaggcaggcacccgcagcagagcacCCCAAATCACCGGCCCACCGTGCACCCCACGATcatgctgctcctcctgcacctgctgcctgcCATGCTGCCCACTGCCGCCCTGGCCAGCTGCACCGGGGCTGGTGCTGACCGACAGCTCATCCTGGCCAAGGTACGGGCTCGAGTGCTGGAGCATCTGAGCCCCCCACTTCTCCAGGAGAAGCCCCAGAAGGAAGCAAGGAGGGTGCATCGGAGAGATGTCCTCAAAAATGATGAAGTCGAGCCCGAGGAGCTGGAGGACACCTCCCAGGTGATCCTCTTCCCTTCCACAG ATGTGCCCTGCGAGCCCACGCAGCCAGACAAGCTGCTGGAGGAAGAAGGGATTTTCACCTACCTCTTCCAGCCCTCAGCGCACACCCTGAGCCGTGCAGTGacctctgcccagctctggtTTTACACCGGCCCCTCAGCCACCCCCAACCACTCAGCCCCCGACGTGCTGACCCTGTCGCTGCAGGGCCGTGTGCCGGTGGCAGCCACAACAGTGCAAACACCTGAGCACTGGACAGTGTTCCACTTCGCCCCAGCACTGTTACCCCAGCTCTCGCAGCCGCTCTTTGTGCTCCTGGTGCGCTGCCCTGGCTGCCCCTGCCTGGCCGAGGGGGATAAGATGCCCTTCTTGGTGGTCACCACCCGAGCCAAGGGTACCGAGAGGACGCGTCGCTCGGCCATGCCCTGGTCCCCAGCTGCCCTGAGCCTGCTGCAGCGCCCATCCGAGGATCTGGCCGCCCACACCAACTGCCGCCGGGCTTCCCTCAACATCTCCTtcgaggagctgggctgggacaaGTGGATCGTGCATCCCAGCAGCTTTGTTTTCCACTACTGCCACGGAAGCTGCGCTGAGGGCCACGGGCTGAGTCACCGTCTGGGCGTGCAGCTCTGCTGCGCCGCCCTGCCCGGCACCATGCGCTCCCTGCGCGTCCGCACCACTTCTGACGGTGGGTACTCCTTCAAGTATGAGACAGTGCCCAACATCCTGGCCCAGGACTGCACCTGTGTCTAG